The proteins below are encoded in one region of Micromonospora sp. DSM 45708:
- a CDS encoding fatty acid desaturase family protein has translation MTVIQKKADNPIAHLSAEDIEIIGKELDAIRDRVIADRGERDARYIRKVIKTQRTLEISSRAVLLFSLFPPAWIVGTAGLTIAKILDNMEIGHNVLHGQWDWMRDPKIHSTTWDWDHVSPADQWKQSHNELHHRYTNVVGKDNDLGYGIMRVDEDQPWHPMHLGQPVWNLLNAAFFEYGIAAYDMELGDHLKQKRLKEPAFRAKAKAVGRKIRKQVLKDYVVHPLLSGPSFLSTLAATFTANLIRNVWSHSVIMCGHFPSGVETFEKTSIEGETRGEWYLRQMLGSANISGPRLLHIMTGNLSFQIEHHLFPDLPSNRYQEIAPQVRALFDRYGLRYTTGPLPKQVASAWWKVIRLSLPNRRDRRQPIAPAPLVPSGAA, from the coding sequence GTGACCGTGATCCAGAAGAAGGCCGACAACCCGATCGCCCACCTGAGCGCCGAGGACATCGAGATCATCGGCAAGGAGCTGGACGCGATCCGGGACCGGGTCATCGCCGACCGGGGGGAGCGGGACGCCCGCTACATCCGCAAGGTGATCAAGACCCAGCGGACGCTGGAGATCAGCAGTCGCGCGGTGCTGCTGTTCTCGCTGTTCCCGCCGGCCTGGATCGTCGGCACGGCCGGCCTCACGATCGCCAAGATCCTCGACAACATGGAGATCGGGCACAACGTCCTGCACGGCCAGTGGGACTGGATGCGCGACCCGAAGATCCACTCCACCACCTGGGACTGGGACCACGTCTCCCCGGCCGACCAGTGGAAGCAGTCGCACAACGAGCTGCACCACCGCTACACCAACGTGGTCGGCAAGGACAACGACCTCGGGTACGGCATCATGCGCGTCGACGAGGACCAGCCGTGGCACCCGATGCACCTGGGCCAGCCGGTGTGGAACCTGCTCAACGCCGCCTTCTTCGAGTACGGCATCGCCGCGTACGACATGGAACTGGGCGACCACCTCAAGCAGAAGCGGCTCAAGGAGCCGGCGTTCCGGGCCAAGGCCAAGGCGGTCGGCCGCAAGATCCGCAAGCAGGTCCTCAAGGACTACGTGGTGCACCCGCTGCTCTCCGGCCCGTCGTTCCTGTCCACGCTCGCCGCCACGTTCACCGCGAACCTGATCCGCAACGTGTGGAGCCACTCGGTGATCATGTGCGGGCACTTCCCGAGCGGCGTGGAGACGTTCGAGAAGACCTCCATCGAGGGCGAGACGCGCGGCGAGTGGTACCTGCGGCAGATGCTCGGCTCGGCCAACATCAGCGGCCCCCGCCTGCTGCACATCATGACCGGCAACCTGTCGTTCCAGATCGAGCACCACCTCTTCCCGGACCTGCCGAGCAACCGCTACCAGGAGATCGCCCCGCAGGTGCGGGCGCTGTTCGACAGGTACGGGCTGCGGTACACCACCGGCCCGCTGCCCAAGCAGGTCGCCTCCGCCTGGTGGAAGGTGATCCGCCTGTCGCTGCCCAACCGGCGCGACCGCCGGCAGCCGATCGCCCCGGCCCCGCTGGTCCCCTCCGGCGCCGCCTGA
- a CDS encoding ferredoxin reductase has product MTTTAPRRSQKVSFRDRLLRLAGTVTTPLVPGDYLDMIAPLRAGAPLRGRIVAVRPETRDAATLVIQPGRGWRGHLPGQYVRLGVDVDGVRQWRAYSVTSAPGAADGRISVTVKAIPDGKVSNHLVRRVRPGTIVQLDQAQGDFVLPTATPERVLFLTAGSGITPVMGMLRAGLAERADVVLVHSAPTRDDVIFGAELRALADRGAMRLVERHTATSGLLDVAELDDLVPDHAQRHTWACGPIGMLDAVEGYWTSNGVIERLHTERFRPTVITPGDGGTVTFTGAGVTVEADGATTLLDAGENAGVLMPSGCRMGICYGCVVPLRQGAVRDLRNGDVTTAVPGDGVRIQTCVSAAAGTCDIEL; this is encoded by the coding sequence ATGACCACAACTGCGCCCCGCCGCTCCCAGAAGGTCTCCTTCCGGGACAGGCTGCTGCGGCTGGCCGGCACGGTCACCACCCCGCTGGTGCCGGGCGACTACCTCGACATGATCGCGCCGCTGCGCGCCGGCGCCCCGCTGCGCGGCCGGATCGTCGCGGTCCGCCCGGAGACCCGCGACGCGGCGACGCTGGTGATCCAGCCGGGTCGCGGCTGGCGGGGTCACCTGCCGGGGCAGTACGTGCGACTCGGCGTGGACGTCGACGGCGTACGGCAGTGGCGCGCGTACTCGGTCACCTCCGCGCCGGGTGCGGCGGACGGCCGGATCAGCGTGACGGTCAAGGCGATCCCGGACGGCAAGGTCAGCAACCACCTGGTCCGCCGGGTCCGGCCCGGCACGATCGTCCAGCTCGACCAGGCGCAGGGCGACTTCGTGCTGCCCACCGCGACGCCCGAGCGGGTCCTGTTCCTCACCGCCGGCAGCGGCATCACCCCGGTCATGGGGATGCTGCGGGCCGGGCTCGCCGAACGGGCCGACGTGGTGCTGGTGCACTCCGCGCCCACCCGCGACGACGTCATCTTCGGCGCGGAGCTGCGCGCGCTGGCCGACCGGGGCGCGATGCGGCTGGTCGAGCGACACACCGCCACCTCCGGCCTGCTCGACGTGGCCGAGCTGGACGACCTCGTACCCGACCACGCCCAGCGGCACACCTGGGCGTGCGGCCCGATCGGCATGCTCGACGCCGTCGAGGGGTACTGGACGTCGAACGGCGTCATCGAACGTCTGCACACCGAGCGGTTCCGTCCTACGGTGATTACGCCGGGTGACGGCGGCACGGTGACCTTCACCGGGGCGGGGGTGACCGTCGAGGCCGACGGCGCCACCACCCTGCTCGACGCGGGGGAGAACGCGGGGGTGCTCATGCCCTCGGGCTGCCGGATGGGGATCTGTTACGGCTGTGTCGTGCCGCTGCGCCAGGGCGCGGTGCGTGACCTGCGCAACGGCGACGTCACCACCGCCGTGCCGGGCGACGGCGTACGGATCCAGACCTGTGTGTCGGCGGCAGCCGGTACCTGCGACATCGAACTCTGA
- a CDS encoding PucR family transcriptional regulator: MTQEAGTGPRAAHLDLDAGVAALLRERLPMVAERTVSAITAEVTDYSGALTGTMREKIENAVRIALGTFLQLIEGTQAFDPSTPLAPALEAAYALGSGEARAGRSMDALLAAYRVGARVAWREVSTTTVRSGLAAETVAEFAELMFAYIDELSAASVAGHADELASAGRVRRRDLERLTQQLLAGEPEESLRRSAERADWPPPQTLTVVLLPRRHLRAVLALLGPQTLESGEDLPGMNPAEELAVLLVPDAHGGRRRQLVRLLHGHRAVLGPARPWHRVAASYQRATRALALGLGEPDAGPVDTERHLSSLLLSMDPEALADLRTQTLAPLAALPPATAHRLAETLRSWLLHQGRRDDVAADLFVHPQTVRYRMGKLRELFGDRLHDPATILDLTIALAVPPRPDDTPA; the protein is encoded by the coding sequence ATGACGCAGGAGGCCGGGACCGGGCCGCGTGCCGCCCATCTCGATCTCGACGCCGGCGTCGCGGCGTTGCTGCGCGAACGGCTGCCGATGGTCGCCGAGCGGACGGTCAGCGCGATCACCGCCGAGGTGACGGACTACTCCGGCGCGCTCACCGGCACCATGCGCGAGAAGATCGAGAACGCGGTACGCATCGCGCTCGGCACGTTCCTCCAGCTCATCGAGGGTACCCAGGCGTTCGACCCGAGCACTCCCCTGGCCCCCGCGCTGGAGGCCGCGTACGCGTTGGGCAGCGGCGAGGCCCGCGCCGGGCGGAGCATGGACGCGCTGCTGGCCGCGTACCGGGTGGGTGCCCGGGTGGCCTGGCGGGAGGTCTCCACCACCACGGTCCGTAGCGGGTTGGCCGCCGAGACGGTGGCCGAGTTCGCCGAGCTGATGTTCGCGTACATCGACGAGCTGTCCGCGGCCAGCGTGGCCGGGCACGCCGACGAGTTGGCCAGCGCCGGCCGGGTACGCCGCCGCGACCTGGAACGGCTGACCCAGCAGTTGCTCGCCGGTGAGCCGGAGGAGTCGCTGCGGCGCAGCGCGGAACGGGCCGACTGGCCGCCGCCGCAGACGCTGACCGTGGTGCTGCTGCCCCGCCGGCACCTGCGCGCGGTGCTCGCCCTGCTCGGCCCGCAGACGTTGGAGAGCGGCGAGGACCTGCCCGGCATGAACCCGGCCGAGGAACTGGCGGTGCTGCTCGTGCCGGACGCGCACGGCGGGCGGCGCCGCCAACTCGTCCGGCTGCTGCACGGGCACCGGGCGGTGCTCGGCCCGGCCCGGCCCTGGCACCGGGTCGCCGCCTCCTACCAGCGGGCCACCCGCGCCCTCGCGCTCGGCCTCGGCGAACCGGACGCCGGGCCGGTCGACACCGAACGTCACCTCTCCTCGTTGCTGCTCAGCATGGACCCGGAGGCCCTGGCCGACCTGCGCACCCAGACCCTCGCGCCGCTCGCCGCGCTGCCGCCTGCCACCGCGCACCGGCTCGCCGAGACGCTGCGGTCCTGGCTGCTGCACCAGGGGCGGCGCGACGACGTGGCGGCGGACCTGTTCGTGCACCCGCAGACCGTCCGTTACCGGATGGGCAAGCTCCGCGAGCTGTTCGGCGACCGCCTGCACGACCCCGCCACCATCCTCGACCTGACCATCGCCCTCGCCGTCCCACCCCGGCCGGACGACACCCCGGCGTGA
- a CDS encoding DegT/DnrJ/EryC1/StrS family aminotransferase gives MPPLASRSPPVNGNNDAPAASRPRPASRGAELEEPLALHGGRPVRDTPWPTYDKGAVFVHPDDEDAAIRAIRSHLYFRYDHRAQKETECGRFEDELCRYFGTRHALAVSSGTAALALALMGAGVPAGSLVACPGFTFVATPSAIVLAGCRPFLVEVDDDLRMDLDDLRRRWRPDIRAVMVVHMRGFAADVEALAAFAAEMGVPLIEDAVPALGAELNGRKLGTFGAAGAFSTQSDKALNCGEGGFLVTDDSTLFARAVALSGAYEGRLRRHFPHGEPPLTGLDLPLLSLRMDEIRAALLRAELTRLPQRLTLFHRNYAHVSQALAGLPGIAVRRPVAPGAYLGEAFVFRVPGGDAGWFARALRAEGIDARNIGADDDLNVRAFWNWRFLYDTADPGQIRATLPRTARLLTETVDVPLSSNLTPDDCDDLIHAVRKVATARESALARP, from the coding sequence ATGCCACCGCTCGCCTCGAGGAGTCCGCCGGTGAACGGGAACAACGACGCTCCCGCGGCGAGCCGGCCCCGGCCGGCTTCGCGCGGCGCTGAGCTGGAAGAACCGCTCGCACTGCACGGCGGTCGGCCGGTACGGGACACACCGTGGCCCACCTACGACAAGGGCGCGGTATTCGTGCACCCCGACGACGAGGACGCCGCAATTCGGGCCATTCGCAGCCATCTCTACTTCCGATACGACCATCGCGCGCAGAAAGAAACCGAATGCGGGCGGTTCGAGGACGAACTGTGCCGTTATTTCGGCACCCGACACGCCCTCGCGGTTTCCAGCGGCACTGCCGCACTGGCCCTCGCCCTGATGGGCGCCGGAGTGCCGGCGGGGTCATTGGTCGCCTGTCCCGGATTCACTTTCGTCGCCACTCCGAGCGCCATTGTGCTGGCCGGGTGCCGGCCATTCCTGGTGGAGGTCGACGACGACCTGCGGATGGACCTCGACGACCTGCGCCGCCGCTGGCGGCCGGACATCCGTGCCGTCATGGTCGTCCACATGCGCGGCTTCGCCGCCGACGTCGAGGCACTCGCCGCCTTCGCCGCCGAGATGGGCGTGCCGCTCATCGAGGACGCCGTACCGGCGCTCGGCGCCGAACTCAACGGCCGCAAGCTCGGCACGTTCGGCGCCGCCGGAGCGTTCAGCACCCAGTCCGACAAGGCCCTCAACTGCGGCGAGGGCGGCTTCCTGGTCACCGACGACAGCACGCTGTTCGCCCGGGCGGTCGCGCTGTCCGGGGCGTACGAGGGACGGCTGCGCCGGCACTTCCCGCACGGCGAGCCGCCGCTCACCGGCCTGGACCTGCCGCTGCTCAGCCTCCGGATGGACGAGATCCGGGCGGCCCTGCTGCGCGCCGAGCTGACCCGGCTGCCGCAGCGGCTGACGCTGTTCCACCGCAACTACGCGCACGTCTCGCAGGCCCTGGCCGGCCTGCCCGGCATCGCGGTACGGCGGCCGGTCGCGCCCGGGGCGTACCTCGGGGAGGCGTTCGTGTTCCGCGTACCCGGCGGCGACGCCGGCTGGTTCGCCCGGGCGCTGCGGGCCGAGGGGATCGACGCGCGGAACATCGGTGCGGACGACGACCTGAACGTGCGGGCGTTCTGGAACTGGCGTTTCCTCTACGACACCGCGGACCCGGGACAGATCCGCGCGACGCTGCCGCGCACCGCGCGGCTGCTCACCGAGACCGTCGACGTGCCGCTGTCGTCCAACCTCACTCCGGACGACTGCGACGACCTGATCCACGCGGTCCGCAAGGTGGCCACCGCCCGCGAGAGCGCGTTGGCCCGCCCGTGA
- a CDS encoding MFS transporter encodes MTGTHLTDAGTAERRLPRLALVGLLGGLFAGYLGLTAVIPVLPGFLRERHDAGDLTVGVVVTVTAVTALLVRPVAGALADRYGHRTVMLTGALVVAAGGLLYLAPLGVPALVAVRLLLGAGEAALFTAGAVWIVQLAPHHRRGQLIGLYGVSMWGGISAGTFLGATVQQAGYPAVWVLSAAAPAVGAALVALAPAPPRTAPAARGGGLLLRPALLPGVALTFGAAGYAGLAAFVVLHLDARGIGHGVVVLSCFSAVYAGTRLVIGHLPDRLGPRRVAAWCGVGEAVGLLVIAVAPNLPVAVAGSVVMGVGFSLLHPSLALMVMNRTDPARQGAAIGAYTSFWDLGLAVWGPATGLVAAGFGYPAVFVAGAAGAAVAAAMALRIGRPAATDTPREVPA; translated from the coding sequence GTGACCGGCACGCACCTGACCGACGCCGGCACCGCGGAGCGGCGCCTGCCCCGGCTCGCGCTGGTCGGGCTGCTCGGCGGGCTCTTCGCCGGCTACCTCGGACTGACCGCTGTCATCCCGGTGCTGCCCGGCTTCCTGCGCGAGCGGCACGACGCCGGTGACCTCACCGTCGGTGTGGTGGTCACGGTGACCGCGGTGACCGCGCTGCTGGTCCGGCCGGTCGCCGGCGCGCTCGCCGACCGGTACGGCCACCGCACGGTGATGCTGACCGGCGCGCTCGTGGTGGCCGCCGGTGGCCTGCTCTACCTGGCGCCGCTGGGCGTGCCGGCGCTGGTGGCGGTCCGGCTGCTGCTCGGCGCCGGCGAGGCGGCGCTGTTCACCGCCGGGGCGGTGTGGATCGTCCAGCTCGCCCCGCACCACCGGCGCGGTCAGCTCATCGGCCTGTACGGGGTGAGCATGTGGGGCGGCATCTCCGCCGGCACGTTCCTCGGCGCGACCGTGCAGCAGGCCGGCTATCCGGCGGTGTGGGTGCTCAGCGCCGCCGCGCCGGCGGTCGGCGCCGCGCTGGTCGCGCTGGCGCCGGCGCCGCCGCGTACCGCGCCGGCGGCCAGGGGCGGCGGCCTGCTGCTGCGCCCCGCGCTGCTGCCCGGCGTGGCGCTGACGTTCGGCGCCGCCGGGTACGCCGGCCTGGCCGCGTTCGTGGTGCTGCACCTGGACGCCCGCGGCATCGGGCACGGCGTGGTGGTGCTGAGCTGCTTCAGCGCCGTCTACGCCGGCACCCGCCTGGTCATCGGTCACCTGCCGGACCGGCTCGGCCCCCGGCGGGTGGCCGCCTGGTGCGGGGTCGGCGAGGCGGTCGGCCTGCTGGTCATCGCGGTCGCCCCGAACCTGCCGGTCGCGGTGGCCGGCAGCGTGGTGATGGGCGTCGGGTTCTCGCTGCTGCACCCGTCGCTGGCGCTGATGGTGATGAACCGCACCGACCCGGCGCGGCAGGGCGCGGCGATCGGGGCGTACACCTCGTTCTGGGATCTCGGCCTGGCGGTGTGGGGGCCGGCGACCGGGCTGGTCGCCGCCGGCTTCGGCTACCCGGCGGTGTTCGTCGCCGGCGCGGCCGGCGCGGCGGTCGCCGCCGCGATGGCCCTGCGCATCGGCCGGCCCGCCGCCACGGACACCCCGAGGGAGGTACCGGCATGA
- a CDS encoding sulfotransferase family protein: MSERTERSEGREHMPGQPGMSERTERSEGREHMPGQPGMSERTERSEGREHMPGRHRMSGPVTVLSVTGWCRNGSTIIGNVLGEVPGVAHVGELHFLWKNSTGRGVNDRCGCGLPLTACPLWSAVLPVGRPAGVSAEAHAAEVIRRQRARLRTRHTWRVLRRGAADADTRAHADLLGAVYREVAARTGARVIVDSTKIPGESALLPHVPGVEPYWLHLVRDPRAVAHSWREPKEYVYAMSAARSTAYWHGFNLASAAINRRHPGRSTFLRYEDFAADPAGTVDALLRLIGADPADNPVHDRTVELRGNHTVTGNPDRFRTGPTVIRDTDDGWRRTLTGRQRVAVAALAWPLSTRYGYRPGGTARTHPGAAARVGERER; encoded by the coding sequence ATGAGCGAACGCACCGAGCGCAGCGAGGGCCGTGAGCACATGCCCGGCCAGCCCGGCATGAGCGAACGCACCGAGCGCAGCGAGGGCCGTGAGCACATGCCCGGCCAGCCCGGCATGAGCGAACGCACCGAGCGCAGCGAGGGCCGTGAGCACATGCCCGGCCGGCACCGCATGAGCGGACCCGTGACCGTGCTCAGCGTCACCGGCTGGTGCCGCAACGGCAGCACCATCATCGGCAACGTCCTCGGCGAGGTGCCCGGCGTGGCGCACGTCGGCGAGCTGCACTTCCTGTGGAAGAACTCGACCGGGCGCGGCGTCAACGACCGCTGCGGCTGCGGGCTGCCGCTCACCGCCTGCCCGCTGTGGTCGGCGGTGCTGCCGGTCGGCCGTCCGGCCGGCGTGTCCGCCGAGGCGCACGCCGCCGAGGTGATCCGGCGGCAACGCGCCCGGCTGCGGACCCGGCACACCTGGCGGGTGCTGCGCCGGGGCGCCGCCGACGCGGACACCCGTGCGCACGCCGACCTGCTCGGCGCGGTCTACCGGGAGGTGGCCGCGCGCACCGGCGCCCGCGTGATCGTGGACAGCACCAAGATCCCGGGCGAGTCGGCCCTGCTGCCGCACGTGCCCGGCGTCGAGCCGTACTGGCTGCACCTGGTCCGGGACCCGCGCGCGGTGGCGCACTCGTGGCGGGAGCCGAAGGAGTACGTCTACGCCATGTCGGCGGCGCGCAGCACCGCGTACTGGCACGGGTTCAACCTGGCCTCGGCGGCGATCAACCGCCGGCACCCCGGCCGGTCGACGTTCCTGCGCTACGAGGACTTCGCCGCCGACCCGGCCGGCACTGTCGACGCGCTGCTGCGGCTTATCGGCGCCGACCCGGCCGACAACCCGGTCCACGACCGGACCGTCGAGCTGCGCGGCAACCACACCGTCACCGGCAACCCGGACCGGTTCCGGACCGGCCCGACGGTCATCCGGGACACCGACGACGGGTGGCGGCGGACGCTGACCGGCCGGCAACGGGTGGCCGTGGCGGCGCTGGCCTGGCCGCTGTCCACCCGCTACGGCTACCGGCCCGGCGGAACGGCCCGGACGCATCCCGGCGCGGCGGCCCGCGTCGGCGAGAGGGAGAGGTGA
- a CDS encoding SDR family oxidoreductase — protein MDLGLTGRVALVAGGTSGIGLACAKEFAAEGAHVAVCGRDPARLAAAERELTSVATGRVSATGVDLTDTHAAARWVDDVAAELGGAHVLLVSGGSPPVGTAAGFGVDDYRAAVERVLLPAVAVSTAALPHMRAAGWGRLLLVASETACVPIGPLVLSGVTRAALVRFAQGLAVDVGRDGVTVNVLAPGSVRTPPMERAAARLAGADGDVEARLAAMGHHSALGRLARPEEVAAMAAFLASERASYVTAGVHLIDGGAAATGPDLPHLTGVRKDTYA, from the coding sequence GTGGATCTGGGGCTCACGGGGCGGGTGGCGCTGGTCGCCGGCGGCACCAGCGGCATCGGGCTGGCCTGCGCGAAGGAGTTCGCCGCCGAGGGGGCGCACGTCGCGGTCTGCGGTCGCGACCCGGCGCGCCTGGCCGCGGCCGAACGGGAGCTGACGTCGGTGGCCACCGGACGGGTCAGCGCGACCGGCGTGGACCTCACCGACACCCACGCCGCCGCCCGCTGGGTCGACGACGTCGCCGCCGAGCTCGGCGGGGCGCACGTGCTGCTGGTCAGCGGCGGCAGCCCGCCGGTCGGCACCGCCGCCGGGTTCGGCGTCGACGACTACCGGGCCGCCGTCGAGCGGGTGCTGCTGCCCGCGGTCGCGGTGTCGACGGCCGCGCTGCCGCACATGCGCGCCGCCGGCTGGGGCCGGCTGCTGCTGGTCGCCTCCGAGACCGCCTGCGTGCCGATCGGCCCGCTGGTGCTGTCCGGGGTGACCCGGGCCGCGCTGGTCCGCTTCGCCCAGGGGCTCGCCGTCGACGTGGGACGGGACGGCGTCACCGTGAACGTGCTCGCGCCCGGCAGCGTGCGTACCCCGCCGATGGAACGCGCGGCGGCGCGGCTGGCCGGCGCGGACGGCGACGTGGAGGCGCGGCTGGCCGCGATGGGCCACCACAGCGCGCTCGGCCGGCTGGCCCGCCCCGAGGAGGTGGCCGCGATGGCCGCGTTCCTGGCGAGCGAGCGGGCGTCGTACGTGACCGCCGGCGTGCACCTGATCGACGGCGGGGCCGCCGCCACCGGACCCGACCTGCCCCACCTGACGGGCGTCCGCAAGGACACCTACGCCTGA
- a CDS encoding methyltransferase domain-containing protein: protein MPTTSQFTERDVSEFFDETTQTYLSFWDSEGVLHTGYFAGDDDTDYHAAADRTSDILAEDAGIDASSNVLDVGCGCGNFLLRLAGRTGCQGEGLDLSIERVRFAEQRRAERGAGLDVSFRHGSATALPYADGTFTHVVSQDALFLVPEKPRSHAEMFRVLAPGGVLAVSDFLQPTERIGEAARRHVYDRVRWNGGYSLDGYREALTEAGFVDVVARSLDTHIRQTYRVLGRTARERAEGTADEAARTWILGFAESCDEIQAAIDRGEFGWGMFIARKPA, encoded by the coding sequence ATGCCGACGACCAGCCAGTTCACCGAGCGGGACGTCTCCGAGTTCTTCGACGAGACCACGCAGACGTACCTCAGTTTCTGGGACAGCGAGGGCGTGCTGCACACCGGCTACTTCGCCGGTGACGACGACACCGACTACCACGCGGCGGCGGACCGGACCTCGGACATCCTCGCCGAGGACGCCGGCATCGACGCGTCCTCGAACGTGCTCGACGTCGGTTGCGGCTGCGGCAACTTCCTGCTGCGGCTGGCCGGGCGCACCGGGTGCCAGGGCGAGGGGCTGGACCTGAGCATCGAGCGGGTGCGCTTCGCCGAGCAGCGCCGCGCCGAGCGGGGCGCCGGGCTGGACGTGTCGTTCCGGCACGGCTCGGCCACCGCCCTGCCGTACGCCGACGGCACGTTCACGCACGTGGTCAGCCAGGACGCGTTGTTCCTGGTGCCGGAGAAGCCACGCAGCCACGCCGAGATGTTCCGGGTGCTCGCGCCGGGCGGGGTGCTGGCCGTCTCCGACTTCCTCCAGCCGACCGAGCGGATCGGCGAGGCGGCCCGCCGGCACGTCTACGACCGGGTGCGCTGGAACGGCGGCTACTCGCTGGACGGCTACCGCGAGGCGCTGACCGAGGCCGGGTTCGTGGACGTGGTGGCCCGCAGCCTGGACACGCACATCCGGCAGACGTACCGGGTGCTGGGCCGCACCGCCCGGGAACGGGCGGAAGGCACGGCGGACGAGGCGGCGCGGACCTGGATCCTCGGCTTCGCCGAGTCGTGCGACGAGATCCAGGCGGCGATCGACCGGGGCGAGTTCGGCTGGGGCATGTTCATCGCCCGCAAGCCGGCCTGA
- a CDS encoding family 3 encapsulin nanocompartment shell protein, with amino-acid sequence MQHRTDTVKRTIAEVVAERKTQMSPGAMFVEAFAKDGFDTSVDYDVTVTDSLTSSRRKPRYPSRNMLKVVDLSRDPQDFYWHESPPRPGDPAVDGADLRREAANHFHRSPIPPLLTTTAWVQVPDTLWEDPVSFAQFIDYRLVVRLATAENHTILRGEGGLLAMPDLGRLTDPGPFASTILSACNEVEQMGSTADGLIINPADYYRLLGSGSLMRDVEENGVFIVRTRLVDPGTAIVGDFGHGALLFDAGRSTIGFAEPPPGTFAEPGVALRAEIWERVVVNLPTCFFVVTL; translated from the coding sequence ATGCAGCACCGCACGGACACCGTGAAGCGGACCATCGCCGAGGTCGTCGCCGAGCGGAAGACCCAGATGTCGCCCGGCGCGATGTTCGTCGAGGCGTTCGCCAAGGACGGCTTCGACACCAGCGTCGACTACGACGTCACGGTCACCGACTCGCTGACCAGTTCCCGGCGCAAGCCCCGGTACCCGTCCCGGAACATGCTGAAGGTGGTGGACCTGTCCCGGGACCCGCAGGACTTCTACTGGCACGAGAGCCCGCCCCGGCCGGGTGATCCGGCGGTGGACGGCGCGGACCTGCGCCGGGAGGCGGCCAACCACTTCCACCGCTCCCCCATCCCGCCGCTGCTCACCACCACCGCGTGGGTGCAGGTGCCGGACACGCTGTGGGAGGACCCGGTCAGCTTCGCCCAGTTCATCGACTACCGGCTGGTGGTGCGGCTGGCCACCGCCGAGAACCACACCATCCTGCGCGGCGAAGGTGGGCTGCTGGCCATGCCGGACCTGGGTCGGCTCACCGACCCGGGGCCGTTCGCCTCGACGATCCTGTCGGCGTGCAACGAGGTCGAGCAGATGGGCAGCACCGCCGACGGGTTGATCATCAACCCGGCCGACTACTACCGGCTGCTCGGCAGCGGCTCGCTGATGCGGGACGTGGAGGAGAACGGCGTCTTCATCGTGCGTACCCGGCTGGTCGACCCGGGCACCGCGATCGTCGGCGACTTCGGCCACGGCGCGTTGCTGTTCGACGCCGGCCGGTCCACGATCGGGTTCGCCGAGCCGCCGCCGGGCACGTTCGCCGAACCGGGGGTGGCGCTGCGCGCCGAGATCTGGGAACGGGTCGTGGTCAACCTGCCCACCTGCTTCTTCGTCGTCACGCTCTGA